The Cygnus atratus isolate AKBS03 ecotype Queensland, Australia chromosome 2, CAtr_DNAZoo_HiC_assembly, whole genome shotgun sequence genome window below encodes:
- the ARF1 gene encoding ADP-ribosylation factor 1, translated as MGNIFANLFKGLFGKKEMRILMVGLDAAGKTTILYKLKLGEIVTTIPTIGFNVETVEYKNISFTVWDVGGQDKIRPLWRHYFQNTQGLIFVVDSNDRERVNEAREELMRMLAEDELRDAVLLVFANKQDLPNAMNAAEITDKLGLHSLRHRNWYIQATCATSGDGLYEGLDWLSNQLRNQK; from the exons atgggaaatatttttgcaaaccTCTTCAAAGGCCTTTTTGGCAAAAAAGAAATGCGTATCCTCATGGTTGGTCTGGATGCTGCAGGAAAGACTACTATTTTGTACAAACTTAAACTTGGTGAAATAGTAACTACTATTCCCACTATAG GTTTCAACGTGGAAACAGTAGAATACAAGAACATTAGCTTCACAGTGTGGGATGTAGGCGGCCAGGATAAGATCAGACCGCTCTGGCGCCATTATTTCCAGAACACACAAG GTTTGATttttgtggttgacagcaaTGACAGAGAACGAGTGAACGAGGCCAGAGAAGAGCTCATGAGAATGTTGGCAGAAGATGAGCTTAGAGATGCCGTTTTATTAGTGTTTGCTAACAAACAG gACCTGCCGAACGCGATGAATGCAGCGGAAATCACAGACAAACTTGGACTGCATTCTCTTCGTCACAGGAACTGGTATAtccaggcaacctgtgccactaGCGGAGACGGTCTCTATGAAGGACTGGACTGGTTGTCCAATCAGCTCCGAAACCAGAAATGA